One segment of Amycolatopsis alba DSM 44262 DNA contains the following:
- a CDS encoding LysR family transcriptional regulator: MIDPRRLRVLRALADHGTVTAAGQALHLTPSAVSQQLAALEAECGQQLLRRWGRRVSLTSAGELMVVHANAVAAELERAHATLAALDSGVQGMVRLASFASAITMVVAPAIASLRAGSPGVSIQVQDVEGHASIPLLLDGEVDLAITEEYRLSPRTDESRLTRFPLYVEPFDVVLPTAHRLAEASEVDIDELADDDWIAPKPGNPCRDVLMIACANPEIRHVSDDFRAITTLVAAGEGVALVPRNAFTAVPGSVAIPLRGEPPLRRVFAAVRRGSADHPLIKAVLAALLDAAPGDANADRGSRT; this comes from the coding sequence ATGATCGATCCGCGACGGCTGCGCGTGCTGCGCGCCCTCGCCGACCACGGCACCGTGACGGCGGCGGGACAGGCGCTGCACCTGACGCCGTCCGCGGTCTCCCAGCAGCTGGCCGCCCTCGAAGCCGAGTGCGGCCAGCAGCTGCTCCGCCGGTGGGGCAGGCGGGTTTCGCTGACCTCCGCCGGCGAGCTGATGGTGGTACACGCCAACGCCGTCGCCGCCGAACTGGAACGGGCGCACGCCACGCTGGCCGCGCTCGACTCCGGTGTCCAGGGGATGGTGCGGCTGGCGAGTTTCGCCTCCGCGATCACCATGGTCGTCGCACCGGCCATCGCCTCGCTGCGCGCCGGTTCGCCAGGGGTCTCCATTCAGGTGCAGGACGTCGAGGGGCACGCGAGCATCCCGCTGCTGCTCGACGGCGAGGTCGATCTGGCGATCACCGAGGAGTACCGGCTCTCGCCACGGACGGATGAAAGCAGGCTCACCCGGTTCCCGTTGTACGTGGAGCCGTTCGACGTCGTGCTGCCCACCGCGCACCGGCTCGCGGAAGCGTCCGAAGTGGACATCGACGAACTCGCCGACGACGACTGGATCGCCCCCAAGCCAGGGAATCCCTGCCGCGACGTGCTGATGATCGCGTGCGCCAACCCGGAGATCCGGCATGTCTCCGACGATTTCCGCGCGATCACCACCCTGGTCGCCGCGGGTGAGGGCGTGGCCTTGGTGCCGCGCAACGCTTTCACCGCGGTCCCCGGTTCGGTCGCCATCCCCTTGCGGGGTGAGCCGCCGCTGCGCCGCGTGTTCGCCGCTGTCCGCCGGGGGAGCGCGGATCACCCGCTGATCAAGGCCGTGCTCGCGGCCCTGCTGGACGCGGCGCCGGGTGATGCGAATGCGGACCGGGGGAGTCGCACTTAG